The following coding sequences lie in one uncultured Mailhella sp. genomic window:
- a CDS encoding DUF1257 domain-containing protein encodes MSHIAKIKLQIKDLNLLKKACERLDLRFVENQKTYTWYGRVVHPEDLKIHTDITEEQLGKCDHAIQVPTAKLGYEIGVIRRGDEYILLFDDWDQGLRKAVGHHGELLKQAYTAEVVKAQAKRHNYFYSEKKVDNTLRITLTAV; translated from the coding sequence ATGTCGCACATCGCTAAAATCAAACTTCAGATCAAAGACCTGAACCTTCTCAAGAAAGCCTGTGAACGGCTCGATCTTCGCTTCGTGGAGAACCAGAAAACCTATACGTGGTATGGGCGTGTGGTGCATCCCGAAGACCTGAAGATTCACACGGACATCACCGAGGAACAACTCGGCAAATGTGACCATGCCATACAGGTTCCCACGGCCAAACTCGGCTATGAGATCGGCGTTATCAGACGCGGTGATGAATACATCCTGCTCTTTGACGACTGGGATCAGGGACTCAGAAAGGCTGTCGGCCATCATGGCGAACTGCTCAAGCAGGCATATACGGCGGAAGTCGTAAAAGCCCAGGCAAAACGCCACAACTATTTCTACTCGGAAAAGAAGGTCGACAATACCCTGAGAATCACCCTGACCGCGGTATAG
- a CDS encoding DUF3150 domain-containing protein has translation MSYSDIFKDAALLQLTATCWSIDRKLPPALLAEVGNVDYLKGRKLLLDPESTAPIKQITGKARNYIRKLALPFPIRGCVLVPRKLIPAIQDQLSTFKNDYECSVESFLYWYPSAITEAAEKLGELFDQLDYPSADQLKGRFRFEWRYLTVGPSTSRILPASLYQEEMTKFKELMAQARQEAEEALRMEFVDLVSNLTDKLNGTDGTPKRLRSSAVENLHEFLSHFDDRNIFQDEQLESLVQQCKSIVDGVSPARLRTDVSFKTEMHGKMSELLAAIDQSLENLPRRKIRMSD, from the coding sequence GTGTCGTATTCTGATATCTTCAAGGATGCGGCGCTTCTTCAGCTCACGGCAACCTGCTGGAGCATTGACAGAAAACTGCCGCCCGCACTTCTGGCTGAGGTCGGAAACGTGGACTATCTGAAAGGGAGAAAACTTCTCCTTGATCCGGAATCCACGGCTCCCATCAAACAAATAACCGGCAAAGCCCGAAACTACATCCGAAAACTGGCCTTGCCATTTCCCATTCGAGGCTGCGTACTCGTTCCACGGAAGCTGATTCCTGCCATACAGGATCAGCTTTCAACGTTTAAAAACGATTACGAATGTTCCGTGGAAAGTTTTCTCTACTGGTATCCTTCCGCCATTACGGAAGCAGCGGAGAAACTGGGAGAACTCTTCGATCAGCTGGACTACCCTTCTGCCGATCAGCTGAAGGGACGCTTTCGCTTTGAATGGCGTTACCTCACGGTCGGCCCGTCCACATCCCGAATACTCCCTGCCTCTCTGTACCAGGAGGAAATGACCAAGTTCAAGGAACTCATGGCGCAGGCACGTCAGGAAGCCGAAGAGGCGCTGAGAATGGAGTTTGTCGATCTGGTATCCAATCTGACCGACAAGCTGAACGGAACCGACGGAACGCCAAAACGCCTCCGATCTTCCGCTGTGGAAAACCTGCATGAGTTTCTGTCTCATTTCGACGACAGGAACATCTTTCAGGATGAACAGCTGGAGTCGCTGGTGCAGCAATGCAAAAGCATTGTGGACGGCGTATCGCCCGCACGGCTTCGTACCGACGTTTCCTTCAAAACGGAAATGCACGGAAAAATGAGCGAGCTGCTTGCTGCCATTGATCAGTCGCTGGAGAATCTTCCCCGAAGAAAAATCCGCATGAGCGATTAA
- a CDS encoding DUF2997 domain-containing protein, with translation MKTITISIDATGEVTLETSGFKGKTCLEASEFIKQVLGEEISRELTPLSYINREGKEVTRHVPVCRNGGYSIH, from the coding sequence ATGAAAACCATCACCATTTCCATCGACGCCACAGGCGAAGTCACGCTGGAAACTTCCGGCTTCAAGGGCAAAACGTGCCTGGAAGCTTCGGAATTCATCAAGCAGGTTCTCGGCGAGGAAATCTCCCGTGAACTGACGCCTCTTTCCTATATTAATAGGGAAGGGAAAGAAGTGACCCGTCATGTTCCCGTGTGCAGGAACGGCGGTTATTCCATCCATTAG
- a CDS encoding protein rep — translation MAFVIRKNSENLIDKLEKAGHFRRRFLENCSSFMYVINKINENTGEITQKPIGFYRCKDCMCPICSDIKLYKIKNDLISKIESMDTCNAIFFTISPKRVEIKYIKDLINVLRGTFTKIKNNKFFRNRISGYITCIEFGSITDKNYIHIHMHCVLFMSNSVKGRNFIKNTDFNSIVCDIFDSIAYKLKFTPYMVNKIIYEVSCEENYIPVQTNIQSITSISKIIQKMKYILKSKDLENLILSLNRRSLTSFISQIVNMKYVTRGGIFSKSNTKHNISSADFAAEYKNCYLLNRLDTEKYIQKNKEKFLLWKSTDTFYSEIGGV, via the coding sequence ATGGCATTTGTAATTCGAAAAAATAGTGAAAATCTTATTGATAAATTGGAAAAAGCTGGTCACTTTAGAAGAAGATTTTTAGAAAATTGTTCTTCTTTTATGTATGTTATTAATAAGATAAATGAAAATACAGGTGAAATTACACAAAAACCTATTGGATTTTATAGATGTAAAGATTGTATGTGTCCTATATGTAGCGATATTAAATTGTATAAAATTAAAAATGATCTGATTAGTAAGATAGAAAGTATGGATACTTGTAATGCAATATTTTTTACAATTTCACCAAAAAGAGTTGAAATCAAATATATTAAAGATTTAATAAATGTATTAAGAGGAACATTTACAAAAATAAAAAATAATAAATTTTTCAGAAATAGAATTTCAGGATATATTACATGTATAGAATTTGGAAGTATCACTGATAAAAACTATATTCATATACATATGCATTGTGTATTATTCATGTCAAATAGCGTAAAAGGTAGAAATTTTATAAAAAATACTGATTTTAATAGTATAGTATGTGATATATTTGATAGCATTGCGTATAAGTTAAAATTTACGCCATATATGGTAAATAAAATAATATATGAAGTTTCTTGTGAAGAAAATTACATACCAGTTCAAACTAATATACAGTCAATTACAAGCATAAGTAAAATAATTCAAAAGATGAAATATATACTAAAGTCAAAGGATTTAGAAAATCTCATATTATCGTTAAATAGAAGATCTTTAACTTCGTTTATAAGTCAAATTGTAAATATGAAATATGTAACTAGAGGCGGAATATTTAGCAAAAGTAATACTAAACATAATATATCTTCTGCTGACTTCGCAGCAGAGTATAAAAATTGTTATTTACTTAATAGATTAGATACAGAAAAATATATTCAAAAAAATAAGGAAAAATTTCTTCTATGGAAGAGTACGGATACTTTTTATTCAGAAATTGGAGGAGTCTGA
- a CDS encoding ERF family protein, with protein sequence MEFSYASDDIRELAKALLNVQRQLQPAIKDAVNPFVKNRYATLNSIMDCCRSVLIDNGILLVQHQVPAEPGYCGIVTKLVHADTGQYQAGLAMIPLAKNDAQGFGSACTYGRRYALSAMLGIVTEEDDDGNAASFPQEKCPSRRTSRSQSSTAQKKIPLSQILSSLNLADYIPHYRKYLEQLYGCPVESMTNEQYQEQVEILRECKGSPLAMRGLIKTLNPYRKPQPIRQ encoded by the coding sequence ATGGAATTTTCCTATGCATCAGATGATATACGTGAATTGGCAAAAGCGCTTCTGAATGTGCAGAGGCAGCTTCAACCTGCTATAAAAGATGCCGTCAATCCTTTTGTCAAAAACAGATACGCGACACTGAACAGTATTATGGACTGTTGTCGCTCCGTATTGATTGACAACGGCATTCTGCTGGTTCAGCACCAAGTTCCCGCCGAACCCGGATACTGCGGCATTGTCACCAAGCTTGTTCATGCGGACACTGGTCAGTATCAGGCAGGTCTGGCCATGATCCCGCTGGCAAAAAATGACGCTCAAGGTTTTGGCTCTGCCTGTACCTATGGGCGACGCTATGCTCTTTCTGCCATGCTCGGCATAGTCACGGAAGAAGATGATGACGGCAATGCCGCATCCTTTCCACAGGAAAAGTGTCCGTCACGGCGTACTTCCCGGTCGCAGTCTTCGACCGCACAAAAGAAAATACCGCTGAGTCAGATACTTTCGTCCTTGAATCTTGCCGACTACATTCCCCATTACCGGAAATACCTGGAGCAGCTCTACGGCTGTCCTGTGGAGAGCATGACTAATGAGCAATATCAGGAACAGGTTGAAATACTTAGAGAATGTAAGGGAAGTCCCTTGGCTATGCGGGGATTGATCAAAACCCTCAACCCCTACAGAAAACCGCAACCCATCAGACAATAG
- a CDS encoding IS5 family transposase, whose amino-acid sequence MLRAGSPWRTLPEKYGSWKTVYFRFRRWQKRGYLTVILELLALQADMNYIMIDGIYVHAYKHSAGARHGSGINQALGRSRGGVTSKTHAVVDALGNLIAFTVTAGQYSEYPQASSLLIQYHNTTILADKGYDSRSLIDTLHQQ is encoded by the coding sequence ATGCTGCGAGCCGGATCTCCATGGCGAACTTTGCCAGAAAAATATGGTTCGTGGAAAACTGTATATTTCCGATTCAGGCGTTGGCAGAAAAGAGGATATCTGACCGTTATCCTTGAGCTTCTTGCCTTGCAGGCTGACATGAACTACATCATGATTGATGGGATATACGTTCATGCTTATAAGCATAGTGCCGGAGCTCGACATGGCTCTGGAATCAATCAGGCTCTCGGCCGAAGTCGTGGCGGCGTTACCTCCAAAACCCATGCGGTAGTGGATGCTCTCGGTAATTTGATAGCTTTTACTGTCACGGCAGGACAATACTCCGAGTATCCTCAAGCCAGTAGCCTTCTAATCCAGTATCATAACACAACAATTCTAGCCGATAAGGGCTATGACAGCAGGAGTCTCATCGATACGCTTCACCAGCAGTGA
- a CDS encoding AAA family ATPase translates to MITDYLKAGFPAILLQTQEPHRADELMRKIPEWQICRWDCVSGVHGMAPSSFTLNEIQNPVEAVQWLSTVKDTVLIAHGLQHFLDDPVVCQSILNGILLWKSVGNCLVMVSPLPTLPIQLQPFFHLIEMKLPDEEALMRLQAEIGETTNIRTNRKASRLATGLTEFQAETAFSLSLVKKGYFSSKVITEAKAQMIKKSGLLELYPSADMQNVGGLKRLKSYIQNRAQAYSPDSSLPRPKGILLVGIPGTGKSLSARAVASMLDFPLLRLDIGQLKNSLVGESERRIREATKIIDAFGNCVLFLDELEKMFGGVKGNGSSDGGTTSGMFSHFLTWMNDQNKAFIVATANNIRELPAEFLRSGRFDSIWFVDLPALEERREIIAIMNRKYGTAMPLEWAEQLNGYTGSELEQIVRDSLFDGLEEARKNLIPLSRTMKEEIDALRSWAMSRARIANTPDEAPQEVRKIRSVARKPLTPAK, encoded by the coding sequence ATGATTACTGACTATCTGAAAGCCGGTTTCCCCGCCATCCTGTTACAAACTCAGGAACCGCATCGAGCGGATGAACTCATGAGGAAGATTCCCGAATGGCAGATATGCCGTTGGGATTGTGTCTCCGGTGTTCACGGCATGGCCCCGTCATCCTTCACTCTCAACGAAATCCAAAACCCTGTCGAAGCTGTTCAATGGCTTTCCACTGTGAAGGATACGGTGCTCATCGCCCATGGACTCCAGCACTTTCTTGACGATCCTGTCGTCTGCCAGTCCATTCTGAACGGAATTCTTCTCTGGAAAAGTGTCGGCAACTGTCTGGTCATGGTCTCCCCATTGCCGACTCTTCCGATTCAACTCCAACCATTCTTTCATCTCATCGAGATGAAGCTGCCCGATGAAGAGGCGTTGATGCGCCTGCAGGCCGAGATCGGCGAAACCACCAACATCAGGACAAACCGCAAAGCCTCAAGGCTCGCCACAGGTTTGACTGAATTTCAGGCAGAAACTGCCTTCAGCTTATCGCTGGTGAAAAAAGGCTATTTCAGTTCCAAGGTCATCACTGAAGCCAAAGCGCAGATGATTAAGAAATCTGGTCTGCTGGAGCTTTATCCCTCTGCCGACATGCAGAACGTAGGTGGCCTGAAAAGACTGAAAAGCTACATCCAGAACCGCGCACAGGCCTACTCCCCTGACTCGTCGCTTCCCAGGCCCAAAGGAATCCTTCTTGTGGGCATTCCGGGAACAGGCAAGTCACTGTCCGCCCGTGCCGTTGCTTCCATGCTGGATTTTCCTCTGCTTCGTCTGGACATAGGGCAACTCAAAAATTCCCTTGTCGGCGAATCGGAACGAAGAATCAGAGAAGCAACCAAGATCATAGACGCCTTCGGCAACTGTGTCCTTTTCCTCGATGAACTCGAAAAAATGTTCGGAGGAGTCAAGGGCAACGGAAGCAGCGACGGCGGAACCACCAGCGGCATGTTCTCTCATTTCCTCACATGGATGAATGATCAGAACAAGGCGTTCATCGTGGCCACGGCAAACAACATCAGGGAACTGCCTGCGGAGTTTTTGCGCTCCGGCAGATTTGATTCCATCTGGTTTGTCGATCTTCCCGCTCTTGAGGAGCGAAGGGAGATCATTGCCATCATGAACAGAAAATACGGAACTGCCATGCCCCTTGAGTGGGCGGAGCAGCTGAACGGATACACAGGTTCCGAACTGGAACAGATCGTCAGGGATTCCCTCTTTGACGGTCTGGAAGAAGCCAGAAAGAACCTGATTCCGCTTTCCCGAACCATGAAGGAAGAGATTGACGCCTTGCGTTCCTGGGCCATGTCCAGAGCAAGAATAGCCAATACCCCCGACGAGGCTCCTCAGGAAGTGAGAAAAATCCGTTCCGTAGCCAGAAAACCTCTTACCCCGGCCAAGTGA
- a CDS encoding PD-(D/E)XK nuclease family protein, with protein sequence MTTLRLSKSKIGTFTLCPQKYQYTYVDKIIPEKTPKAMLEGSALHHVIENTIVYGDKIAEISRVASDEFWKDIELTGTEYESPEAMKKAQDSVLKEAETFLSQIAPLNPVDMETYFEYPLFNPETGEVHENILLRGYMDLIDCTDDGIYRVIDIKTSARTPFDWQADRSLELSTYAYLLASRFGWNSCVPVSYLYLVRTKNPKVVWLNSARSRKDFQQTYSMLLSISQAILQGNFYKNIGMHCSWCQHQDICFQSKSIM encoded by the coding sequence ATGACCACTCTGAGACTCTCCAAGTCCAAAATCGGCACATTTACCCTGTGCCCTCAGAAGTACCAGTATACATACGTCGATAAGATCATTCCTGAAAAAACTCCGAAGGCCATGCTGGAAGGCTCTGCACTTCATCATGTCATCGAGAACACCATCGTGTATGGTGACAAGATTGCAGAAATTTCCAGAGTGGCATCCGACGAATTCTGGAAGGACATCGAGCTGACGGGCACAGAATATGAAAGCCCGGAAGCCATGAAAAAAGCTCAGGACAGCGTACTCAAAGAAGCTGAAACATTTCTCTCGCAGATAGCCCCTCTCAATCCCGTGGATATGGAAACGTACTTTGAGTATCCGTTGTTCAATCCTGAGACAGGTGAGGTCCATGAGAACATACTGCTTCGCGGATACATGGATCTCATAGACTGCACAGATGACGGAATTTACCGAGTCATAGATATCAAGACTTCGGCACGAACTCCGTTTGACTGGCAGGCAGATCGTTCCCTGGAACTCAGTACCTATGCGTACCTTCTGGCCAGTCGTTTCGGCTGGAACAGTTGTGTTCCGGTTTCTTATCTGTACCTTGTCAGAACTAAAAATCCCAAAGTCGTATGGCTCAACTCTGCACGGAGCAGAAAGGATTTCCAGCAGACATACTCCATGCTGCTGTCCATATCCCAGGCTATCCTGCAGGGGAACTTTTATAAAAATATCGGAATGCACTGTTCCTGGTGTCAGCATCAGGACATATGCTTCCAGTCAAAATCCATAATGTGA
- a CDS encoding ParB/RepB/Spo0J family partition protein, with translation MASFQDQISELSDQVFEKLNINTFPLVPVDESRREYEENKEYEIPVDLIFDNPCEIRKHMDMEELETLKNSIKATGQNSSIILTEATVGDKAKPELSEKRIYLISGQRRLRACRELGFKTIRARFIYSNLRNVCLEDNIARADIHYIDMAEYINKYHLTTKYLTETLHISKQTVSDYRTLMNLDEKIRNSIRQRHDIPKRDMLIIARKKEDKQMEAFNNYMEKKENKPMRQKKDPKSKAYYDINKLYMYLSNNSDLAQEDLTDVYEVAQKIVNLIEKYNENEYINFVNGNEESV, from the coding sequence ATGGCTTCTTTTCAAGATCAAATTAGTGAACTGAGTGATCAAGTTTTTGAAAAACTCAACATCAATACGTTTCCACTTGTTCCTGTAGATGAAAGCAGAAGGGAATATGAAGAAAATAAGGAATACGAAATTCCCGTTGACCTTATTTTCGACAACCCATGTGAAATTCGTAAGCACATGGATATGGAAGAGCTTGAGACTCTGAAGAACAGCATCAAAGCCACTGGTCAGAACAGCAGCATTATCCTTACGGAAGCGACTGTCGGAGATAAAGCAAAGCCGGAGCTGTCTGAGAAGCGGATATATCTGATTTCCGGTCAGCGTCGGTTGCGTGCCTGTCGAGAACTTGGATTTAAGACTATCCGGGCCAGATTTATTTATTCCAATCTCAGAAATGTCTGTCTGGAAGATAACATTGCCAGAGCAGATATTCATTACATCGACATGGCCGAGTACATAAATAAGTATCACCTGACGACAAAGTATCTTACTGAGACGCTTCATATATCGAAACAAACGGTTTCAGATTATAGAACGTTGATGAATCTTGATGAAAAAATACGTAATAGCATACGACAAAGACACGATATTCCAAAACGAGACATGCTAATCATTGCAAGAAAGAAGGAGGATAAGCAAATGGAAGCGTTCAATAATTACATGGAAAAAAAGGAAAACAAACCTATGAGACAGAAAAAAGACCCGAAGAGTAAAGCCTATTATGATATCAATAAATTATATATGTATCTGTCGAACAATTCTGATCTTGCACAAGAAGATCTTACAGATGTGTATGAAGTTGCACAGAAAATTGTAAATTTAATAGAAAAATATAATGAAAATGAATATATAAATTTTGTAAATGGTAATGAAGAAAGCGTATAA
- a CDS encoding DUF1796 family putative cysteine peptidase: MNNILKNSFYSTSIIRNICKYLRIMRGCPLLNDFKFDYIMSLGNACRPAAALRRNNLRFYSSPFDWMMNYSLSTITDFFENGFHDFFINHIDLNMDKNNFRRIQDVKTGMISMHSFPTDIPIEERYLQFFEIMKRRFDRLKKIIHNSQEICFISNRDGQVKNIEKFLLDMDRLFPNKILVYINIENSVEIGISYKK, translated from the coding sequence ATGAATAATATATTAAAAAATAGTTTTTACTCTACTTCAATTATACGAAATATATGTAAATATTTGCGTATAATGCGAGGGTGTCCTTTATTAAATGATTTTAAATTTGACTATATAATGAGTTTAGGAAACGCATGTCGTCCTGCAGCAGCTCTTCGTAGAAATAATTTGCGTTTTTACTCATCTCCATTTGATTGGATGATGAATTACAGTCTTAGTACTATAACAGATTTTTTTGAAAATGGATTTCATGATTTTTTTATTAATCATATTGATTTAAATATGGATAAAAATAATTTTAGAAGAATTCAAGATGTAAAAACAGGTATGATTTCTATGCACTCTTTTCCTACGGATATACCAATAGAAGAAAGATATTTGCAATTTTTTGAAATTATGAAAAGAAGATTTGATCGTTTAAAAAAAATAATTCATAATTCACAAGAAATATGCTTTATCTCTAATAGAGATGGACAAGTGAAAAATATAGAAAAATTTTTGCTCGATATGGATAGACTATTTCCTAACAAAATATTGGTATATATAAATATAGAAAATTCTGTAGAAATAGGAATTTCTTATAAAAAATAA